A region of Streptomyces sp. NBC_01264 DNA encodes the following proteins:
- a CDS encoding bifunctional lysylphosphatidylglycerol flippase/synthetase MprF: protein MTTSPALENPVLNAVRRHTRSDNPSSFLALNRGNEVFTAPGLDGLVVYRRTGRHLVQFGGPFATPEAYEALLERFTAFAREQDLGLVGVQLQRQDAEAYRRQGFTVNQIGASWAVHLPAFTLRGTRFMQLRNKISRAFRNGLEVEEVDSGRWEEALHDIDRAWLGSKGEHARPLEFLVGELGGPAQEHRRLFLGTIDGAAVGYISYSPVYGSRSGWMHDLSRRIPGGSPGLMEAINSRAIDVFRAEGVDWLHFGFTPFTGLDPAHEVPGHSPAFQWLMHFLWENGEALYPARTQLSYKEKWAPEELIPEYVAFDGPASPAAFAHVFRACKAF, encoded by the coding sequence GTGACCACTTCCCCCGCTCTCGAAAATCCGGTACTGAATGCCGTCCGGCGGCACACCCGGTCCGACAACCCCAGTTCCTTTCTGGCCCTCAACCGGGGCAACGAGGTGTTCACCGCACCCGGCCTGGACGGCCTCGTCGTCTACCGGCGGACCGGGCGCCATCTGGTGCAGTTCGGCGGCCCGTTCGCCACCCCGGAGGCGTACGAGGCCCTGCTCGAACGCTTCACCGCCTTCGCCCGGGAGCAGGATCTGGGCCTGGTGGGCGTGCAGTTGCAGCGGCAGGACGCCGAGGCGTACCGGCGCCAGGGCTTCACGGTCAACCAGATCGGCGCCTCGTGGGCCGTCCACCTGCCCGCCTTCACCCTGCGCGGCACCCGCTTCATGCAGCTGCGCAACAAGATCTCCAGGGCGTTCCGCAACGGCCTGGAGGTGGAGGAGGTGGACTCCGGCCGGTGGGAGGAGGCACTGCACGACATCGACCGGGCGTGGCTGGGTTCCAAGGGAGAGCACGCCCGTCCGCTGGAGTTCCTGGTGGGCGAGCTGGGCGGCCCGGCACAGGAGCACCGCCGGCTCTTCCTCGGCACGATCGACGGCGCCGCCGTGGGCTACATCTCCTACTCGCCGGTCTACGGAAGCCGGTCGGGCTGGATGCACGACCTGAGCCGGCGCATCCCCGGCGGTTCGCCCGGGCTGATGGAGGCGATCAACTCCCGGGCGATCGACGTCTTCCGGGCCGAGGGGGTCGATTGGCTGCACTTCGGCTTCACCCCGTTCACCGGACTGGACCCGGCGCACGAGGTACCGGGGCACAGTCCGGCGTTCCAGTGGCTGATGCACTTCCTGTGGGAGAACGGGGAGGCCCTGTACCCGGCCCGGACCCAGCTGTCCTACAAGGAGAAATGGGCTCCGGAGGAGCTGATCCCCGAGTACGTGGCCTTCGACGGGCCGGCCTCACCGGCCGCCTTCGCCCATGTCTTCCGCGCCTGCAAGGCGTTCTGA
- a CDS encoding nuclear transport factor 2 family protein — protein sequence MSLTEGLVERYLAVWNESDAENRRKAVAEIWSEDGLYANTGQEFRGHEGIEAAVTEAYVDFVAKGFAFRLHAHSVNHEAARITWNMVPKDGGDIAARGTQYLTFAKDGRIRTDHQFPEEI from the coding sequence ATGAGCTTGACCGAAGGCCTTGTGGAGCGCTATCTCGCCGTCTGGAACGAATCCGATGCCGAAAACCGCCGGAAAGCGGTGGCGGAGATCTGGTCCGAGGACGGCCTGTACGCCAATACCGGACAGGAATTCCGCGGTCACGAGGGGATCGAGGCGGCGGTGACCGAGGCGTACGTCGACTTCGTCGCCAAGGGGTTCGCCTTCCGGCTGCACGCCCATTCCGTGAATCACGAGGCCGCGCGGATCACCTGGAACATGGTGCCGAAGGACGGCGGTGACATCGCGGCCCGCGGTACCCAGTACCTGACCTTCGCGAAGGACGGCCGGATCCGTACCGACCACCAGTTCCCCGAGGAGATCTGA
- a CDS encoding MmgE/PrpD family protein translates to MTGRRPGPGPAGETPLPPSRTAELAGWAAGLRLEDLPTRVVGLARSQVLSQLAAIRTGLGHPLGRRLVSAFGEPLQSDPARSAAVLAGLGSWLNLDDTAYAGHLSNSTVATPLAYVRSEGLDGAACLTAVVAANECAARVTAAATLGPFRGQTAAHTSLIGGVTGRLHCTGAGAGTWTHAIGLAMTMPPWTLLYGFLSGDARVLTALTPVRAAMDACDAAEAGLTAAADVVEHPDGFLSRFAVVPLPRAVDEGLGRRWHTDTLSFKVRPGGPGVDTAVDCALELRRRSPGAGFADGIEEIVVETSRYTTYVAHLTDRHGNGPDTPPSILPLSVPYAVAVALLTGDLSVADFTAPATHEARRWELSSRVRLVEDPGMTDDLLASAAPFGAAVRQAGRPAVDWLAAFAGREAAERAVLGAPEDTFEQATKHTGSRLTVRWADGRTATARRDIPIGAAGEETRALHWELVREKFRRAGGPDEAADLCAHLEELSPAELAKLTATALGG, encoded by the coding sequence ATGACCGGGCGGCGCCCCGGGCCCGGCCCGGCCGGGGAAACCCCGCTCCCGCCGTCCCGGACCGCCGAGCTGGCGGGCTGGGCCGCCGGACTGCGCCTGGAGGACCTCCCCACCCGGGTCGTCGGGCTCGCGCGCAGTCAGGTCCTGTCGCAGCTCGCCGCCATCCGCACCGGCCTCGGCCACCCGCTCGGGCGCCGGCTGGTGTCCGCCTTCGGGGAGCCGCTGCAGTCCGATCCGGCCCGGTCCGCGGCCGTCCTGGCGGGCCTCGGCTCCTGGCTCAACCTCGACGACACGGCGTACGCCGGGCACTTGTCGAACTCGACGGTCGCGACGCCCCTCGCCTACGTCCGCTCCGAGGGGCTCGACGGCGCCGCCTGCCTGACCGCCGTCGTGGCGGCCAACGAGTGCGCCGCCCGGGTCACCGCGGCGGCGACGCTCGGACCCTTTCGAGGCCAGACCGCCGCGCACACCAGTCTGATCGGCGGTGTGACCGGCAGACTGCACTGCACCGGAGCCGGAGCCGGCACCTGGACCCATGCGATCGGGCTGGCCATGACCATGCCGCCGTGGACCCTCCTGTACGGCTTCCTCAGCGGCGACGCCCGGGTCCTCACCGCCCTGACACCGGTGCGCGCGGCGATGGACGCGTGCGACGCGGCCGAGGCCGGACTGACCGCGGCCGCGGACGTGGTGGAGCACCCCGACGGCTTCCTGAGCAGGTTCGCGGTGGTGCCGCTCCCCCGGGCCGTGGACGAGGGGCTCGGCCGGCGCTGGCACACCGACACGCTCTCCTTCAAGGTCCGTCCCGGCGGACCGGGTGTGGACACCGCCGTGGACTGCGCCCTGGAACTGCGCCGGCGGTCACCGGGGGCCGGCTTCGCCGACGGGATCGAGGAGATCGTCGTGGAGACGTCGCGCTACACCACGTACGTCGCGCACCTGACCGACCGGCACGGAAACGGGCCGGACACCCCGCCGAGCATCCTGCCGCTCTCGGTGCCGTACGCCGTCGCCGTGGCGCTGCTCACCGGCGATCTGTCCGTGGCCGACTTCACGGCGCCCGCCACGCACGAGGCGCGGCGCTGGGAACTGTCCTCCCGGGTGCGGCTGGTGGAGGATCCCGGGATGACGGACGACCTGCTGGCGAGCGCCGCGCCGTTCGGAGCGGCGGTCCGGCAGGCGGGGCGGCCCGCCGTCGACTGGCTGGCCGCGTTCGCGGGGCGGGAGGCCGCCGAGCGGGCCGTACTGGGCGCCCCCGAGGACACCTTCGAGCAGGCGACCAAGCACACCGGCTCCCGGCTCACCGTGCGCTGGGCGGACGGCCGCACGGCCACCGCGCGGCGCGACATCCCCATCGGGGCGGCGGGAGAGGAGACCCGGGCACTCCACTGGGAGCTGGTCAGGGAGAAGTTCCGCCGGGCCGGGGGTCCGGACGAGGCCGCCGACCTGTGCGCCCATCTGGAGGAGCTGTCCCCGGCGGAGCTCGCCAAGCTGACCGCGACGGCGCTCGGCGGCTGA
- a CDS encoding diacylglycerol/lipid kinase family protein, producing the protein MADTAGAYPEDCLVIANPAAGTVTEELVREVADRCARHTRVTVTRTEGPGDAERAAREAVRTRTGEGTRVVVAIGGDGTVLEVVNGLMDGAGPGEYTALLVVPAGTGNSGYRSHWGTRPWQEAVDTGLGALPSALRRLDLARVRELDALVVLGAGAGLTAEVLRSAREVTLRGRARLQAGLEHAASVFTPYPGRVAVDGAVVHKGETVLVNIGGGRHRAWQYLVLPHSVLDDGLLDVCVVGAGTDPVDVPPLLLTGEHVDRTGVVYRTGRSVVVERTDGLPLCFEHDGELVAYEGSRLTVDILPGVLPVLCAPVPGPARPERTR; encoded by the coding sequence ATGGCGGACACCGCCGGGGCATATCCCGAGGACTGTCTGGTCATCGCGAATCCGGCAGCCGGCACCGTCACCGAGGAACTGGTGCGGGAAGTGGCCGACCGGTGCGCACGCCACACCCGCGTCACCGTCACCCGCACCGAAGGACCCGGCGACGCCGAGCGGGCCGCCCGGGAGGCCGTCCGCACCCGGACCGGCGAGGGGACGCGGGTGGTCGTCGCCATCGGCGGCGACGGGACGGTGCTCGAGGTCGTGAACGGCCTGATGGACGGCGCCGGGCCCGGCGAGTACACCGCGCTGCTCGTGGTACCGGCCGGCACCGGCAACTCCGGCTACCGCTCCCACTGGGGCACGCGCCCCTGGCAGGAAGCCGTCGACACCGGACTCGGCGCCCTTCCCTCGGCCCTGCGCCGGCTCGACCTGGCGCGGGTCAGGGAGCTCGACGCACTGGTGGTGCTCGGCGCCGGCGCCGGACTCACCGCCGAAGTGCTGCGCAGCGCCCGGGAGGTGACGCTGCGGGGCCGGGCCCGGCTCCAGGCGGGACTGGAACACGCCGCGTCCGTGTTCACCCCGTACCCCGGCCGGGTGGCCGTCGACGGGGCCGTCGTGCACAAGGGCGAGACGGTGCTGGTCAACATAGGCGGCGGCCGGCACCGCGCCTGGCAGTACCTGGTGCTGCCGCATTCGGTGCTGGACGACGGGCTCCTGGACGTCTGTGTGGTCGGCGCCGGCACCGACCCCGTCGACGTGCCCCCGCTGCTGCTCACCGGGGAGCACGTCGACCGGACCGGCGTGGTCTACCGCACCGGCCGCAGCGTGGTCGTGGAGCGCACGGACGGCCTGCCGCTGTGCTTCGAGCACGACGGCGAACTGGTGGCGTACGAAGGATCGCGGCTGACCGTCGACATCCTGCCCGGGGTGCTTCCGGTGCTGTGCGCACCCGTGCCCGGCCCCGCCCGGCCGGAGCGGACCCGATGA
- a CDS encoding cytochrome P450, whose protein sequence is MLESAETVLDWPFPRTKSGCPAAVLAELREEPPSVVRIPAGASESRRAWLITKYPDVRQALMDPRLSADETLPGAPVRIQVDPAQKPGSFLRMDDPEHARLRGLIATEFTARRVRALRPAIQQLIDDLLDELEAHPQPADLQDIFSRKLPTLVIARLLGVPDEDSPYFVEKTRLTIGQGDPARSYAAYTEMSEYLGVLATRKLDDPQDDLMSRLAVDHLGPGHITLDELVGIARLVLVAGHETTTNQIALNILSLLLDEKLKEEVLADDGALIAQYVEEAMRYWSISQDAIVRLAVEDFELGGVSMKKGDAVVISIPAGNHDPSAFPDPLRIDLRRDAGKHMQWGIGPHYCQGAPLARLEMELALRTLFRRFPGLRLDAEDPDSVFRTGTVFHGVRHLPVTW, encoded by the coding sequence ATGCTCGAATCAGCAGAGACGGTTCTGGACTGGCCGTTCCCGCGTACCAAGTCCGGTTGCCCGGCGGCCGTCCTCGCGGAACTGCGCGAGGAGCCGCCGAGCGTCGTGCGCATCCCGGCAGGAGCGTCGGAGTCCCGGCGCGCCTGGCTGATCACCAAGTACCCCGACGTCCGCCAGGCCCTGATGGACCCCCGGCTAAGCGCGGACGAGACCCTGCCCGGCGCACCGGTCCGCATCCAGGTGGACCCGGCCCAGAAGCCCGGGTCCTTCCTGCGGATGGACGACCCGGAGCACGCCCGGCTGCGGGGGCTGATCGCCACCGAGTTCACCGCCCGCCGGGTCCGGGCGCTGCGCCCGGCGATCCAGCAGCTGATCGACGACCTGCTGGACGAACTGGAGGCCCATCCGCAGCCGGCCGACCTCCAGGACATCTTCTCCAGGAAGCTGCCGACGCTGGTCATCGCGCGACTGCTCGGGGTGCCCGACGAGGACTCCCCCTACTTCGTGGAGAAGACCCGGCTCACGATCGGGCAGGGCGACCCGGCACGCTCGTACGCCGCGTACACCGAGATGTCGGAGTACCTGGGGGTCCTCGCCACCCGCAAGCTCGACGATCCGCAGGACGACCTGATGAGCAGGCTGGCCGTCGACCACCTCGGCCCCGGGCACATCACCCTCGACGAACTCGTCGGCATCGCCCGGCTGGTGCTGGTGGCCGGCCACGAGACGACCACCAATCAGATCGCCCTGAACATACTGAGCCTGCTGCTCGACGAGAAGCTCAAGGAGGAGGTGCTGGCCGACGACGGCGCGCTCATCGCGCAGTACGTCGAGGAGGCCATGCGGTACTGGTCGATCTCCCAGGACGCCATCGTCCGGCTCGCCGTCGAGGACTTCGAACTGGGCGGGGTGTCCATGAAGAAGGGTGACGCGGTGGTCATCTCCATCCCGGCGGGAAACCACGATCCGTCGGCCTTCCCGGATCCGCTCCGCATCGACCTGCGGCGCGACGCCGGCAAGCACATGCAGTGGGGCATCGGCCCGCACTACTGCCAGGGCGCCCCGCTGGCCCGGCTGGAGATGGAACTCGCCCTGCGCACGCTGTTCCGGCGCTTCCCGGGCCTCCGGCTCGACGCCGAGGACCCGGACAGCGTCTTCCGCACCGGGACCGTGTTCCACGGCGTCCGGCACCTGCCCGTCACCTGGTAG